Part of the Xenopus laevis strain J_2021 chromosome 2S, Xenopus_laevis_v10.1, whole genome shotgun sequence genome is shown below.
TTCATAATATACTGATTTTGGAGAGTGAAGAGGATATTTTTGCTTGTGAGTTTCTCTTTGTTAAACCTTACTAGGAACTCACCTCTGTAAAATCTGGGTGCCACAAGATGACTCTGTCATTGACAATCAGCTGATCAGGGGTCAACGTGTTGAAGCTTCCCACTTCAATCACACTCATTATACTGCTGCTTTGATTAGGGAACATGACCAAGTTTTTGAGATCATATTGTCCTTGAGTTTCTCCTTCATCATTGATGTAAATCTCTTCTTGTGATGATGAAGATGTGAAATGAACGTTTCTCAGCAAGTGATTCAGCTAAGGGAAAACCACATCATTATTTTATGGAGGGAGTGGATGCTTCTAGAAAGCCAGATGAGAAAGACCTTAGTAAGAAGTTTAATTATAAGGTAATCAAGATGGTGGATTAAGAAAGGTGTGAGCATGGGGTGAGGAAACCACTTCCAACTGGGATGGGATTAGATAAAGAAAATACAGAACAAAAGAACTTCTGCACACACAGAACAACTGCCGGTAACCCTGAAAAGTTCAGTTGCATGTAGCACAACGTTTAGGGGGCACCCCAATTGTCAAGCACAATGTTTCTCTGGAAAGAAGGTGCTTGTGAAGGGCTTTGATTAATCATTACAAGAACATTATAAAGtgacaggacaaaaaaaaaagcaaaggacaAAAAACAAGACTTAAAGAACTGAACTTTCTTTCAAGCAAAAGAATACCCTACTGGGTAATGCTGTAGTGGCTCATTCTACTAAAACGACTAAATTGTTTGAACCCAAATTAACAATGTAGCCATATGAAAAAAACTaagtaaaatacatataaaaagatGATAAACATGCTTAGCAGTTTCTGCAAATGTCTATGTCAGATTGGACTGATCAAAGGATCCTATAGTTTGATAACTGAAACCAACATCCCACCTTCCATGGATTCAGTTTGCTCTCCAGTTGGTCTTTGTCTGTAGGTGCCCCATGAGAGAGTAATAGATGTAGCGCATGGGCCAACAAATACACAGCTTTGTACACACTGTATGATACTCTGAGATCTATCTCTTGAAAGTGAAGAACTGATGCAAGGCTTTTATTTCCAGAGCATTTCATTGTTATATTGTCTTTACTGGGTAATTTAATTatattcaatgttttattttgcatttgaggAGTTTGAGAAAGGCTACAATTAAATGAAATATACCAGATTGCGAATATGTAGGGATCTTCTGGATACTGATCAGGGTTTACACTAAGGAGGAAGTCATGAAATCCGGCAATGTCACCAGCAGAAAGTAGAAAAATCAAACTTCCATTCAAGATTTCTGCaaggtcataatataaaatatcaacATATAATGATGTGACTGTCATAATCCATagtctttttaaattagaatttccatGTGTAAAGGTCAATACATCGATTAGCTTTTCTTTGGAAACGCAGATTATAATAACTCTGGCAGTTGATTTTAGGATTATACGTTCCCAACTGACTGTTTCCCATTGATTCCAATCTAATTCATGAACAAATTCCACACACATTCCATTGCTTGTAATCAGGTCTATTAGTTCTCTCTTTATATAATCACTCTCACTATCTGATATTATGACTCCCACCCAGGTCCAACCAAAGTGCTTCAGCAGCTGAATGAGAGCTCGATGGATATATCCTTCATTAGGGACCACTCGGTAGAAGTATGGGAACCTGGATCTGTCAGTGAACATGACATCTGTGGCTCCATAGCTGATCTGAAATATTAAAGTTAAGATTGTTTCCTTCATCACAAACCAAAACAACTGGTATTATGTTGCAGCCTCCTAACAAAACAGGTGCAACAGAGAAGTAAATAGTAgcttagtttgaaaaaaaaacgattttactGCGTCCATCTAAAGAACAATCAAGGTGATCATTTGAGACATTGGGGGTCAATCAACCAGGACACTAAGGGGGGGAAGAATTTGTACTTGTGTCTGTGGAAGTTGGCAAGGAGAAGGCATCAAGGACTATTCACTTTAACTCTTTTTGGACAGCTCCTCCCAATGGCCACTCCTCATGCATACAACTAAAACACCCTTCTACCACCACACTAGCAAGGAGCCATCTGGGTAACCAATGTAACACATGAGCTACTGGGAGTTGGTGGGAGATTTTATCCACCTGCCCATGTGACAAATTAGGGCTGAATTGGGTTGGGTGCTAAGTCAAAGAAATAACACACTGATCAATATAGCATTACAAAAGATTTCCATTATTTAGGAACAAGAACTGTAGCAGCTCCTGTAAGATCATGAAAAGTAGAAATGAAATGGAAAGTAGGAATAACTGAGCGGCTCAGAGCGCAACTATACGGTTACTATATAAGTTACTATATAAGTTTGAAGAGTTTATTTGGACTCAAGTACCTTTTAATGAAAAAGGTTTTAGGCgcaactcactgcagggaaaagcacaagttgcccaATGCACTGGCTGATGTAAATGAGTCCTATAGGTCTACACTGATGGAACTAGATTTGTCTGACCACATCATATGAGACACTGGGATATTTATTACAATGGGATTTGGCTCTGGTGCCGTGATCCTTTTTATgagtatttgtctataatgtcctctaatgttcttgtaaagtgtaatcatgtcccctcacaagcgccttttttcccccagagaaaacaaccccaaccttgtcagtctcccctcataatttaactcttccctccctctaaccagtttagttgcacttagtctctgcactctctccagctcatttatatccctcttatggACTGGAGCGAGTGAGTGAGAAGTGGATGAATGTAGAGTATTTGATAAAGTAAACTGAGACATTTCGAGGTGATTCCTGACAGCTTTTGTTACTGTTAGGGGCAAGTTGCTATTTCTGAGTTTTCTTTGTCTCATCCCATTTGTGCAGTTGTGTTCACAATCACCTGAGCTCTGTGTGtaactcctgctgctgctgctacactgCTCTGGGCAGATCTGTTACATATAAAACCATAAATTGAAGTCAAGTATCATCTCTTATTAGCCCTTCTAAAagccactgatgtcagactaaccggccaaTATTTACAGGCtaaatagcagcaccacattagcaattataTAGTGTCCCGGCActgtgccagacctcaatgattCCTGAAAGAGTAAATAAAGAGGTTTGGCCATCACAGAGCTGAtcttgtttagtaccctggggtGAATATCATCTGCTCCCAGAACTTTGGCCGATTCCCAAATATTGCATGGAAGTATCCCTTCAGTTCAGTTGGGTGCAGTCACACTTTGGCTCAGAAATGTTCAAGTTTGCATCAAAATAACAGTCAATAAAATATACTTATCCTTTTCAAGATTTTCTTGACAAAGCCGCCAGCTTGTTATTTGCCATAGGCCgatgtaaatattatatttcaaGGCAGAAAGGTTGTTACAGGCCTAGGCAAGGAATTTCAACAACAATGCACAGAAAGGTTTAATTGGCTAAAAGTTCCAGTCCATCATAATGACAATAAAAAGCAAATCATGCCCCATTGGATTGAAATGATATCATTGTTACAGGTCAAAAGACAACATTAATCACATAGCACCTTGTTTTAATAACCGTAGTTTATTACATTTGCTAATAACCTGACCAAAGAAAGTGATCTATTCTTATGTTCCTGGTTAAAGTTCTACATAACAATGCAGTAGCTGAGGGTAATGGTGGGACCCAGTGAGGACAGACTCAGTCAGGGTAAAGTCAGTGAGGAGCCCCACTATAGTACCTGAGGGACTGCTGCAAGTTAGTGAGGAAGGAAACATAGAACATTGCTAAAATATGAAGAAACTCCTTGCAGTACAGTACCTGAGGGTAATGGTACAAGCCAGTGAGGTGGGACATTATGTAGGAAGATTCAGATGTCAAATCTCCAATGAAACCAGCCAGGACTCCCCTCGGCTCACACTCATAATTAGGAACTAATTCTCTTCCTCCTGACAGTATTGACATCACAGACCTCATTGATCTTCCTTCTAGAGCCCATGTATTACACACCATATATCCCAGGGTGATGTTGGGTAAAATGTCAGTTCTTTGATTTATCTCGTCAATGGTGAACTTGAGTGCCAGATAGTGATGATAGTAAAATTCAGCACTACTGTAAAGAAAATGACTTTCTTACTCAAATCCCATACCATAATTCATCATATTTCATACTCTACTGGATACATTTAATGTAAGGATCTTTAATCCTATGAAAAGAAGTGGCATTTAGACAAGATTCCCAGGTCCATTGTTTGGGGATAGATTCCACTCATGTATCTAATGAGTAATGTGAAAGTAGAAgatttatatagtgcttttctCCAGTGGTACTCTTTAAATGGTCTTAGCAAACAAGCCATCATTTCCAATCTAAGCATGAAAGGGCACCATCAGATCAAGTGACTTGAGCAGGGTAAGATACATGTAATACACTCCATCATGGAGTAACACATTATGTGATGTTCATGGTGGAATCCTGTGTGGGTCCAATCTGCAGACCAGTGCCTAACCTGGACCTGCTGACCTGCAACTTAACCTGCACCCTCCACCACCCCAATAAGTTCCCCTACCTAGACTCGCTACCTGAGCCAGCCGTTTACTTACCTTCTGACCCAGGACCCATGAAACCGTAAATGATGTTACTAGTGATGGGACAAATTGTGCACAAACCTCAGGGGAGGGATCAATCCAGCACCTTAAAATGTTACCCAGTTGGGTTACCCATGGAATACCCACAAAATCAGGAAATCTAAACATGCTGCCAAAACCCCTGATCACTTTGCAGGTATTCGTCTGGTACCCGACCTGATGTAGGACTCAAGTTAATGGTCACATCACATAGACAAAGACAAGAGCTTCTCtcaactcaacccattatcattatattaagTGAAAGTGAGTGGAGGATTTGCCAAACTAGGAATGACTTTGACATCCCCAATTTCCAATATTGAGgaatatgccccttagaggcccatttattaaaggccaaatttaaactgtatttctctaaaatcacaaatgtcagAAAATTTTATTAAGAGgtacaaatttaaaaagtataaaagggaaaaaaaggatgTGGAAAACATACGactttctctaaaacctctaaaaaatgtagttttttagaTAATTACAATCGTAAAAACAGAAATcctgaaaagtctgaatggttaaaaaaaggtccgATAGGATGAGTGCAGCTCTCATTGACCTTTATGGGACCTCGGCTGCTTTTACTTGAATACGTTTTTTATGAGAGTTTTCATgggtttacacttaataaatatcaaatttttatagaaatttaaaaaacacaaaaatacaatttgtgtgaaaaaaaatcaaatctgaatGTTATTCAATTATTCCCTTAGTGATATTTTTAATCACTTAAGACTTTCCTCTGTAGATTTCATTTCTAAATTGGATCTGTTGTCTGGTCGTCAAGATCCTTTGCTCCAGAGCCTCTCATAGTACAACATGTATTCAACTCAGAATTCATGCAGTGGACTTACATTTTATGGTCAAATTGGACAACATAAATTTTCTGAACACTAAgcggaagatttatcaaggggcaaattttgagtttatgggagttattaaaaactcccataaacttgaaattcgaaaaaattatttaaaaaacactgaATACATTAAAGCCATTTTCGCATTTGTATCTGACATTTCAGTTCAAGGCCAAAGTGTTTCCCTGTGTGAAATCTCTCCCAACACAGAACTGCAGTTAAAGCTACAAGTCTGTAAAGGAACCGTCCAATGTAGTCTGTATAAAGGAGaagcaaattaattaaaaaaaccttacccctTATCCTTCATAGACCCCCCAACCTGCTCCTCttccagcctaggtggtacccttggtaaatgcccctaactctttacttacccctcggtgcagtttCGGAGCAGTGGAGGTAGGGGGATAAAAGGTTTTTTCAATTAAGGGttagcttctcctttaaaaagaacacAGAATCTGGAGAGCAGCGGATGAAGCCATCACTGAAGGGTAGTTACATCCAAAACACTTCTTATATCACTTATTTTAACATGAGccacataatacaggtatgggatcctttatctggaaacccattgtccagaaagatccgaagaaaagaccatctcccatagactccattttatccaaatattacaaattttaaaaacagtcgcttgtagttgatcccaactaagatataattaatccttattggaggcaaaaccagcctattggctttatttaatatgattttctagtagacttaaggtatgaagatccaaattacagaaagatccattattcagaaagccacagagcattctggataacgggtcccatacctgtactgacatttCACTTGTAAAGACTGAAAGAAAATCTTGTTTATAGATAAATGAAGACACAGGGGTCTAACTTGTATCTCAGTTTGTTCTTACTCAAACCCTTGGCTACAGTGATCTGTATTTGAGAGAACTAAAAGATCATTTGTATGGATAGTTTATGTGTTTAAGTATTAAATTGTATTGTTTGGTTTAAAACATTGGTACTATCAGTAATATGAGTATCAGTGGGACAGAGCTTCATACATGAGTGGTATCATTTCTCTcacaatgttttatatagtgatttTCCATTAAATACAAGTGGACACTTACTCAAAGTTAAACTTTGACCTGAAAGCATTAACCATTGGTATATTATCAGGTTCGAATACTTTTCGATCAAAGCTCATCTGCATTATTCCTCCCAGTAAAATGTCCCCAGCCTGGTACAGATGATCACTTTTGAAGTAATTCTTTAAGGAACATTGGGGGTTCAACTTCTCCTCAACAACAGCAGAGATAACAGCAGAGACAGCAGAGATAATTAACAGAAACAGGTCACAACAAAATAGCAAGAGGAAAGGATTTGTGTGCATGTTGTACTGTTGTCTCAGTAATGTAATAGCAGAAACTTGTCTGACACAGACACAGACTTCCAGACAGTTGCAAGTCACCAGCCTTTCATATTGCCCATGTTTCATATAGTCAGATATAACAATCACATCTCAGCCTTGGCTCAGAGAAGCAGTGGGGAACTGGGCTCTGACAAACCTCTGTTTATATAACAAATCCACTACATTCTATTCACTACCCTGTACAATATACAAACACTGATTAGCTTTTGCTAAAACAGAGAGATCCCTGGGCTGTTGCTAAATCAGTTTCATACGAATCTTGTTTAATTGCTGCTTTGTGTCTGAAGCCAAATATATCAGTTCTACAAGGAATGGGAAGcagaaaaaacagaaagtaataaCATTATTCTTCCATTTTAATGGTATTGTATTGTGTGACTGTGAACTGGACTGTGGTTTCCAAAGGTCCGAGAATTATACTTCCATATTCCTTAAATATGATCAGAATGTGGTCATTATTCCATATATGCGACGAGCTACATAGAGACTTGCTTTATTTCACAATAATGTAAATCTCATTGTGGTTACCACATCCTTAGTACCACCTACTAGCATTACGGGCCACAAGTGCAGTTGTAGTAGCGTAGTTTTAATGTAGTCAATGCAAAAAAATGCCATTCCTTAAAGGTAGTTGCTTTTAAAAGCACTTCCATTCATTGGCACAgcggaaccctggagctattgccaCCTCCGCAGGTAGTGGCAGCTCCTGGACTCTCACACTTGATGCAGCAAACTAGTGCCTAAAGAACTGGGAGCACACAGAATTTAATGCCAAAATTTGTGGAAAATGTGAACTTTATGAACAGGAATGACTCTCAGCTTATTCATCAATAGGGTTTGGATctgctcccttagctgaaggctCAGATATGTGAGCTTCCATGTTTTTGTTGAGGTATGTGAATCTACTTTGGGGCCTTGATTGTCTCTATTAAGAGTTTAGCCATCATTAGTTTTACTCTCGGTTGTGTAGACAGATAGaaataacagttcaaaatctcTGCTTTTCCTCTGTTCTCATCCCTCTGAAACCAAGgagctaatttatttttttccacaatttgagAAAATCACGGAGAAAGAATGTTAGTTAGTTAGTTCATGGGAATAGTTTCtaactactttatttatttatttttccagttcatgaaaaatttaatttgtttgccTCGTTAATCCTTAATCACGTACGTGCTGACACGCAAATTCTCAGGCTGCAAAGAATGTACAGCATACGTGTTTTAGCAGCTGAGCTTTTTCTCTGCATCAGTGGCTTTTGCTGCCTCCACAGAGAGTGGGGAGGTAAGACAACCCCCTATGCAACGAGGCTAGGGGGCTGTCAATTCTGAAAACATCACAAGGAGCATCTGCTACTTCACTTAAATTCTTCCtccctgcagagccgcccacacacttccttcTGCACAACAGCTCTGCACACCCGCTGCCCAGGACTCCTCCAGCAATTCCAGTgatcctcctgctccaaaaacatgtccaagtgcatgttttttacacacttacatacacttacatacacttacagtacatttatacacttacacacacattttagaaaagattgtttttttttattttagcacacttgctcccttttgtacacttatttacatgtatttatgtatacacaaaaagtgacaaacaggtgttttttgttttttttacttattcattgtaccgttatcttttgtttttttgcctaaaaacttgtTAATTTGGCAGCGTGACTTTTGGATAattgattttggccactaattacactgttggatcagttattttgttatttcattttatCCTTTCATtctttatgtatctttagtatagtttagcTGGTTGTTGCTTTTGTATAGGAAGTTATATTTTactgttaaatattgggtattggaaaaatgcttatattccagtattgattaagtttgaatatgtttcatttgtgcctcctgacttgtcattcacacatcttTCACACACTGGTTCCCATACTCCATTTGTTCCTCAAGTCTGGAGGGATT
Proteins encoded:
- the LOC121400736 gene encoding vomeronasal type-2 receptor 26-like; the encoded protein is MKETILTLIFQISYGATDVMFTDRSRFPYFYRVVPNEGYIHRALIQLLKHFGWTWVGVIISDSESDYIKRELIDLITSNGMCVEFVHELDWNQWETVSWERIILKSTARVIIICVSKEKLIDVLTFTHGNSNLKRLWIMTVTSLYVDILYYDLAEILNGSLIFLLSAGDIAGFHDFLLSVNPDQYPEDPYIFAIWYISFNCSLSQTPQMQNKTLNIIKLPSKDNITMKCSGNKSLASVLHFQEIDLRVSYSVYKAVYLLAHALHLLLSHGAPTDKDQLESKLNPWKLNHLLRNVHFTSSSSQEEIYINDEGETQGQYDLKNLVMFPNQSSSIMSVIEVGSFNTLTPDQLIVNDRVILWHPDFTEVPQSVCSESCIPGYQKKSREVQFSCCYDCVPCAEGHISNTTDMETCIQCPEGQWPNDNRTVCIQKTIEFLSYEDPFGQSLAAVSVFFSLIVTSVVLIFIKHHKTPVVKANNQTMSYTLLLSLTLSFLCCFLFIGRPQKVTCLLRQVTFGINFTLSVSCVLAKTVTVVIAFNATKPGSKIKKWVGTRVSIWLVLLCSLVQVGICLVWLISSPPFPDYDTHTYTGKMILQCNEGSVTAFYTVIGYMGFLSALSFIVAFLVRKLPDSFNEAQLITFSMLVFCSVWVSFIPAYLSTKGKYMVAVEIFAILTSSAGLLGCIFIPKCHIILFHPEKNTRSYITGKPLQ